CACACCGGTGGCCGCGTCCCGGATCATCGTGTGGTCGTTGTAGTACCACTGCTCGGCCTCGCCGACCGACGGGTCGTAGACGTGGATGAACTCACCCGCCGACACCGAATCGGCCACCGAAGCGGACGCCGTGCCCGCCGCGGCCAGCTGGGTCACGGCGAGCAGGGCGATCACCGAGCGGAGCACTCTTCTACCGGACGCACTGATCATCGTCGACCCCTGCCTGTCCCGGCCGTTTTCATCTCGCTAGAAGCGGCGTGTCATTTCGGTATAGCGACTGCCCGGTTCTTCCGATATCCGCGAATCGGGTGTTTGGTGCGCCGTCCCGGTCTTCGCGGGCAGGCCGTCCGCCTGGGGTGAAGGTGGAGCGGGAGTTCTCACCATCAGTTCCAGCCACGACCGACGAGCGGCACCGCGTCGTCCTCGACATCGCGCTCGAACACATGGAGGCGGAAACCGAACCGGGCCTCGACCACCTGATGGCGACGTTGAGTCCCACGCCGAACTACCACTTCTGGCAAGGGGGCGAGGACGTCGGCCCGGAAAGCTTCGAAGGGGTTCGAACGTGTTGCGCGGAATTCGATCTCGTGCACCCCTCCAGCGACCGAGCAACGCCGACTGGCGCCTGTGCCCGCCACCGCACGGACGGTTTCCGGGCTTCCACTGCAGCAGGGGTGCGGGGGCCAGGTGCTGCAGGCGGTGTGCGCCACCCTCGGCTAGGTGGCGAAGCCGTCGAGGAAGATCTTCATGCAGTCTCTGGTCAGGTCTTCCGCGGTGTAGGCGTCTTCCGGGTGGCGCCACTTGATGGAGAGCCAGACCGCGTCGCGGATGAAGCGGTGGAAGACCTTGGTGGGGACGTCTTCGCGGAAGACTCCGGCTCGCTTGCCGTCGTCGATCGTTTCCAGCCAGACCTGCTGGGCAGCGTCGGCCAGCTGCTTGGCGTCCTGGTAGCCGGGATCATCGCGGAGGTTGGGCAGTTCGTTCTGGTAGACGATGGTGGCGTGCGGGTTCTCCTCCGCGGTGCGCAGCGACACTTCCACGATGGCACGCAGTCGCGATCGCGGGTCGAGCCGGCGGGGTGCGGCCTCGTCGTAGCGGGCCTTCAGCTGCTCCAGGTAGTCGGTGACGACCTCGCGCGCGATCGCGTTCTTCGACGGGAAGTAGTGGTACAGCGCGCCGGAGCGCACCCCGACCCGGGCGGCGATCTGGCGCACGGTGGTCGATGCGACGCCCTTGCTGGCGAACAGCTCGGCGGAGGCGTGCAGGATGTCGGTCCGGCGGAGCTCGACAGCGGTCATCCGCTTCCTCCCAGCGATTGAGCGCTTGCTCAATCGAGCTTAGGGTGCCGATCGCGCCGGGGTCAATCGAGTTCGCTGCGCACGCGCCAAAGTGACTGGCGAGTAGCGGTTTTCGCTCCCCAGTCGAGGAGTGCGCCGCGCGATGCCGACGTATTGACCAAGCGCTCGTTAGGGAGTAATACTGCCTCCCGTCGGTCCGTCGGAGGGCCGGGACGGAAGGCCGGTGGTGTCGGTGACGGGCCGGAACGAATCCCTGGACAAGTGCTTCTCGCTGGCCGATCTGCATCACGTCGGCGTCGTCGTCGCCGACATCGAGCAGGCCGCTGCCGACGTGGAGCGGATCTACGGCATGCCGGTCGCGGTGTTCGGCGAAACCCGGTTCACCTGCCGGATTCGGGGAATCGAGCAGACCGTGGTGCAGCGCATCGGGCTCACCGCGGGGCCGCCGCACCTGGAACTGCTCCGGGAGGTGCGCGGGTCCGAGATCTGGACACCTGTTCCGGGAGTCCACCACCTGGGATTCGTGGTCGACGACCTGGCGAGCGCGGCGGGTGAGTTGGAGCAGGCGGGTGCGCCGGTGTGGATGGCTGGAGTGCGGCGCGGGATCTGCCCGGTCGGCGCCACCTACCACCGCGATCCGCTGGGGCAGGTGTTCGAACTGCTGGACCGGGCGCTGGCCGACTCGATGGCCGAGCGGATCGGCCACAGTGGACTGACCGGCTGAAGTTGACGCGACGGAGCGGAATTTGTTTCGAGAGGAAGGCGCGAGGATGAAACTGGCGGGCAAGGTCGCATTCATCACGGGAGCTGCGCAGGGGCAGGGCCGGAGTCACGCCGTGCAGCTGGCCGCCGAGGGCGCCGACATCATCGCGCTCGACATCTGCGAACAGCTCGACTGCGTGGCCTACGAGATGGGCGACGAGGCCGGGCTCGCGGAGACGGTCCGGCAGGTCGAAGCCCAGGGACGCCGGATCCACGCGGCAAAAGCGGACGTTCGCGACCTGAAGGCCGTCGAAGCCGTGGTCGCCGAAGGCGTGCGGAAGCTCGGGAGGCTGGACGTCGTCGCCGCCAACGCCTCGATCTGCACCGTGCAACCGCACGAGGAGCTGACCAGCGAGGTCTGGCGGACGACGCTCGACGTCAACCTCACCGGCGTGTGGCACACCTGCGCCGCGGCGATTCCGCACCTGGTCGCCGCCGGTGGCGGCAGCATCGTCATCACCGGATCCACCGGTAGCGTCGTCGGCCTGCCGTTCTACCTGCCCTACGTGGCCAGCAAGCACGCGCTGATCGGGGTGTGCCGGTCGCTCGCGCTGGAACTGGCCGACCGCAACGTCCGCGTGAACGTCGTCCTGCCGACCGGCGTGGACACCGCGCAGGGGCACTCCGAGGTCCTGCCCGAACTGCTGGCCGGACGGCCGGACCTCGGGCCGGTGTTCATGAACAGCCTGCCGGTCACCCGCATCGAGTCGGTCGACGTCAGCAACGTCCTGTCGTTCCTCGCCTCCGACGAGGCCCGCTACATCACCGGCATCGCGATGCCCGTCGACGCCGGCTCCACCATCCGCTGAACCCCGAGCAGAGGAGAACTCATGAGCCCCCGTGTTGTCTACGCCCGCAGCGTGCACGACGACGCCGAGATCGACGCTTGCCTCGAGGTCCTGCGCGGCGGCCCGTTCGGGCTGAAGATCGGCAAGAACGTCGCGGAGATGGAGCGCACCGTCGCCGAGCTGTACGGCAAGCGGCTCGGCGTGATGTGCAACTCCGGATCGTCGGCGATCTACCTGGCGCTGGAGCTGCTCGACCTGCCCAGGGGCGCGGAGGTGATCACCTCGCCGCTGACCTTCTCCACCGACGTCGCGCCCATCGTGCGCGGTGGCTGGGTCCCGGTGTTCGCCGACGTGGAGCCGGACACCTACAACGTGGACGCGGGCAGGATCGAGGAGCTGATCACCGACCGGACGAAGGCGATCCTGATCCCCAACCTGGCCGGGAACGCGCCGGACTGGGACGTCATCCGGGACATCGCCGATCGCCACGGCCTGAAGGTGATCGAGGACTCCTGCGACTGCATCGGTACGACGTTGCGCGGCACCAGGACCGGCAGCCGGTCGGACATCACGGTCACCAGCTTCGCGATGGCGCACATCGTGACCTGCGCGGGCAATGGCGGCATGGTGTGCCTGGACGACGAGTTGCTGCGGGACAAGGCGCTGATGCTGCGCCGGTGGG
This portion of the Saccharopolyspora antimicrobica genome encodes:
- a CDS encoding TetR/AcrR family transcriptional regulator — encoded protein: MTAVELRRTDILHASAELFASKGVASTTVRQIAARVGVRSGALYHYFPSKNAIAREVVTDYLEQLKARYDEAAPRRLDPRSRLRAIVEVSLRTAEENPHATIVYQNELPNLRDDPGYQDAKQLADAAQQVWLETIDDGKRAGVFREDVPTKVFHRFIRDAVWLSIKWRHPEDAYTAEDLTRDCMKIFLDGFAT
- a CDS encoding VOC family protein is translated as MTGRNESLDKCFSLADLHHVGVVVADIEQAAADVERIYGMPVAVFGETRFTCRIRGIEQTVVQRIGLTAGPPHLELLREVRGSEIWTPVPGVHHLGFVVDDLASAAGELEQAGAPVWMAGVRRGICPVGATYHRDPLGQVFELLDRALADSMAERIGHSGLTG
- a CDS encoding mycofactocin-coupled SDR family oxidoreductase yields the protein MKLAGKVAFITGAAQGQGRSHAVQLAAEGADIIALDICEQLDCVAYEMGDEAGLAETVRQVEAQGRRIHAAKADVRDLKAVEAVVAEGVRKLGRLDVVAANASICTVQPHEELTSEVWRTTLDVNLTGVWHTCAAAIPHLVAAGGGSIVITGSTGSVVGLPFYLPYVASKHALIGVCRSLALELADRNVRVNVVLPTGVDTAQGHSEVLPELLAGRPDLGPVFMNSLPVTRIESVDVSNVLSFLASDEARYITGIAMPVDAGSTIR
- a CDS encoding DegT/DnrJ/EryC1/StrS family aminotransferase, with amino-acid sequence MSPRVVYARSVHDDAEIDACLEVLRGGPFGLKIGKNVAEMERTVAELYGKRLGVMCNSGSSAIYLALELLDLPRGAEVITSPLTFSTDVAPIVRGGWVPVFADVEPDTYNVDAGRIEELITDRTKAILIPNLAGNAPDWDVIRDIADRHGLKVIEDSCDCIGTTLRGTRTGSRSDITVTSFAMAHIVTCAGNGGMVCLDDELLRDKALMLRRWGRRSEPHLFGSANTGRVFREDLDGVAYDNDFIFDVLPWNFEPSELGAAFGLQQLKKLDANFARRAEIFDAFNDAFGSYPVLFSLPRQLPDWHTAWLCYPVMVRPGAGFARSDLQESLEAAGIDTRTVWSGNITRHPMMRGVEHRVPEGGLPNADAVFERGMSLGMSHGTTAAELDHVVASIHAFASRFAPAVGSVG